The DNA segment CGACGATAGACTTGGTGACATTTGCGCTGATGTTCTCGAAAAGTACGGCATCGAATTTGAACGGTTCGTCATATCCGCTCACCGTGACCCTGAAAAACTTGAGGAATTCTGCCACGAAGCAGATAAAGAATTTAGTGTTATTATCGCTATAGCCGGGCTTTCCGCGGCACTCCCGGGGATTATAGCCTCGCGAACAACACTCCCGGTTATAGGCGTTCCCGCCGATGCAGGTCCACTTAACGGAGTGGATGCTCTGCTCTCGATAGCGCAAATGCCCTCCGGGGTTCCCGTTGCCACTATGGGAATAGGTTCGTCGGGGGCTAAAAATGCAGCTCATCTTGCAGCGAGAATAATCTCAGTGTGGGGGTTTTAAAATCAGAATTAATAAATTAGTTTAAGTAAGAATTGCCCTGAAAAAAACAACTCCTGATGTCCCTAAATCAAATCTACTAATTTTTATTTTTACTTGACAAATTGAAGCCTCAAATTTGATTAGATTAATAAAATATTGTTAGGTAAGTCTATCATTTATAGAGCAGGCTAAAATTTATAATGAGGAGGTGAGTAAGAATGAATTTCACATAGTCAATTTGTAAAAATAGCTCTTACAGCTAACTAACAATCTATTTTGAGGTATGTTTCTTTGGGAAATGGAATTAATGGAATGGAAAATCTGTTGATAGCAAAACTAAAAGGAGGAAGGATGAGAAACATATTGATCGTGCTTTTCGTGAGTATATTTATGTTTTCGATAGCCGGGAACACTTTTGCGGAAATGATTGTCGGGTGCCCTCACGATGTTGGCAAGGGTAAATTCAAAATTCGGGGTAGAATAGCGTATATAAAAGCTTCAAAATGCTATTCTGATGAAGTATGGAAGGCGCTCCACGGCAATTCGCCATACTCGAAGAATTATGATAAAATGGTGGATTTGCCCGATGGTTGGCATCAGAAGATATCAAAAATTAATGTGGGATTGGAGTATGGGATTATCGACAGGTTAAGCGTGGGAGTTTTTATCCCATATGCGATGAAAGAGCTAAAGAGGCAAGTATGGTCGAAGAAAGCGAATAAAACTGTGTGGAAGGAAGTTGAGGATAACGGTCTTGAAGATATTTGGCTCTCGGCTAAATA comes from the bacterium genome and includes:
- a CDS encoding AIR carboxylase family protein encodes the protein MKRKIAIVQGSKSDDRLGDICADVLEKYGIEFERFVISAHRDPEKLEEFCHEADKEFSVIIAIAGLSAALPGIIASRTTLPVIGVPADAGPLNGVDALLSIAQMPSGVPVATMGIGSSGAKNAAHLAARIISVWGF